In Montipora capricornis isolate CH-2021 chromosome 4, ASM3666992v2, whole genome shotgun sequence, a single genomic region encodes these proteins:
- the LOC138044808 gene encoding caspase-3-like, whose protein sequence is MEIRCPQWNRQFSALFNDSSPARYSGYLDQEDDLEIHSLISPVRNLNFPRSKNISYAPRLRQRPIDEAYNGISNPYVLVINNVNFLSSKDSRPRNGANHDRDNIRAFVKEAGFENVVERSDLSGEEMLELMEKTRQIGELVDHDSFICIIMSHGNERGILGVDCQTVAVEKITAKFQGDQCPQLSTKPKLFFLQACRGEVDDVGYLVHQGQGSHVCADAGEEGEMPVKLPSDADILIAYSTTKGYLSHRRFTVNIKDAERYGKILGSWFISCLMQVLQQYSHKEDLMTMLTRVNNSLSKQYSEPDGCKQISCQLSMLTKKVYFVNFLGKNQQQQAW, encoded by the exons ATGGAGATCAGGTGCCCACAATGGAACAGACAGTTCTCTGCATTATTTAATG ATTCTTCACCAGCACGTTATTCCGGATATTTAGACCAAGAAGACGATCTGGAAATTCACTCATTAATCTCTCCTGTCCGcaatttgaatttcccgcgaagcAAAAATATTTCGTACGCCCCTCGACTTCGTCAAAGGCCGATAGATGAGGCTTACAATGGCATTAGTAATCCATACGTGTTAGTCATCAACAATGTCAATTTCCTATCTAGCAAAGATTCACGACCGAGAAATGGTGCGAATCACGACCGAGACAACATAAGAGCGTTTGTCAAAGAAGCTGGGTTCGAAAACGTTGTTGAGCGTTCTGACTTGTCTGGAGAGGAGATGCTGGAATTAATGGAGAAAACTCGTCAAATAGGAGAGTTAG TTGATCACGAcagttttatttgcataataatgagCCATGGAAACGAGAGGGGTATCCTGGGAGTAGACTGTCAAACAGTGGCTGTTGAGAAAATAACAGCCAAATTCCAAGGTGACCAATGCCCCCAGTTGTCAACAAAACCAAAGCTGTTCTTCCTTCAGGCCTGCAGAGGTGAAGTTGATGATGTGGGATACTTGGTCCATCAAGGACAAGGCAGTCATGTTTGTGCAGATGCAGGCGAAGAAGGTGAAATGCCTGTGAAATTGCCATCAGATGCAGATATCTTGATTGCGTACTCAACCACAAAGGGCTATTTATCCCACAGACGCTTTACAGTAAATATCAAAGATGCAGAACGTTATGGAAAGATCCTTGGCTCATGGTTTATATCCTGTTTGATGCAAGTCTTACAACAATATTCCCACAAAGAGGATCTCATGACAATGTTAACTAGAGTTAACAATTCCTTGAGCAAGCAGTACTCAGAACCTGATGGGTGCAAACAGATTTCATGTCAACTTTCCATGCTCACAAAAAAGGTTTACTTTGTCAATTTTCTAGGCAAGAATCAACAGCAGCAGGCATGGTGA
- the LOC138047151 gene encoding GAS2-like protein 3, with translation MADRSKDRSGTSDRCMAAMKEDLAAWMSSILSLVITVETLLEDLETGVVLCRLANTIQRTGEEFLGKNPSIPRNMFPPCGVTYKERTAFRGSFIARDNVANFIRWCRELGVSDVIMFETEDLVLHKNEKSVILTLMDVARISVKFGLEPSDLVRMENEIDQEIEQQPADEIMEEPMIRLKKEHKSHSLDDLVYQVLEQCTCPVRFPVLRVAEGKYRMGESKNLIFVRVMRKHVMVRVGGGWDTLERYFDKHDPCKMSDKQRRNSVKSPRSRSGSDAIGRSPSSLSISSTDSHDSGGLPVSHGRTASWSSSQNHAFQLESPREPVKKMTSTSPTPSSGSPRLQHKQRRGTTARDTPPRTIDTQHRGRLSRRSKSMQELSTVAVTDSRSPPRSKPTVSSSRRKQSVTEESTTTSSGAKGQTRGKSLVASSGKSSLGVPQEEYPPGRSRLSSSGPVGSNRPSPSRVSRSASFGSRPRPVVPVMESRSRTVVTSRQTRETQRRASSVTPMRSESKDDLRRKEPVARRRSCSATPQENSRLSGSPKQTKRSTAENKNEATSRRPSMSKIPTPKQKQEQPVTNRKPSTGSKEAARVHRTLPSTPGERKSSITPQVNGANNTQKTKPSRGTTVDNKRTERKTPPFSRQEDKPGNLKKPLGNSQSFQYADNKRTERKRLPSSCQEDKSANQRMQMEILPTKNCETVERNIEINEQDEQRKDEEQKEEVKVDNFNGIDVSYSDTSYGETNDLSICLDQTDNNSRASGISSPDEPYSKKLTLNGGRKLSGCSLETESDATGDLLSDFTDTDFDFKSQRYSGLSETSSDYSCGASPASMLFNSGEVALDSMESIAEPDPPVLRTSTTQKDSLVNLNLQASATPNTKSSIFDDDSQTHRKEENPGSTSDPVPQPSDKAMFFDVEQYNEKYPDDDYVNAGSSPRLSLVQSLISSIEKRNNNSGNGQRTKKSPRSTPVTAGKDSLEKTGHLHKTPTNNEMLPPFNELNKDFQQNHVENGDAGTEKLVPSSRKELPITYDLNRNISDSEIMEAQRIPAEKPFESFQSVDQRFKASKSPQDKGKITDKELDAFPRPQRQFTLEEMIEDMMPADTETKESEENRITSPNPRCQALL, from the exons ATGGCGGATCGCAGCAAAGATAGATCAGGTACTTCCGACAGATGTATGGCGGCTATGAAAGAAGATCTGGCCGCATGGATGTCGAGTATCTTGAGTTTGGTGATCACGGTAGAGACGCTGTTGGAAGATTTAGAGACAGGAGTTGTTTTGTGCAGACTAGCTAACACGATTCAGCGCACAGGCGAGGAATTTCTCGGCAAAAACCCATCCATACCTCGAAATATGTTTCCACCTTGCGGCGTTACCTATAAGGAAAGGACTGCTTTTCGTGGCTCGTTTATTGCAAGGGATAACGTCGCAAACTTTATCCGATGGTGTCGCGAACTTGGAGTATCAGACGTTATTATGTTTGAGACTGAAGATCTCGTTCTTCACAAGAACGAGAAATCTGTTATTCTGACATTAATGGATGTGGCGCGAATAAGTGTAAAATTTGGCTTAGAACCATCAGATCTGGTGAGAATGGAGAATGAAATCGACCAAGAGATTGAACAGCAACCCGCAGACGAAATTATGGAGGAACCCATGATTCGGTTAAAAAAGGAACACAAATCACACAGCCTAGATGATCTT GTTTATCAAGTACTGGAGCAGTGCACATGCCCAGTGCGGTTTCCAGTGTTGCGCGTTGCAGAAGGAAAGTACCGAATGGGAGAAAGCAAAAATCTGATATTTGTCAGG GTAATGCGAAAACACGTTATGGTAAGAGTCGGTGGAGGCTGGGACACTCTGGAAAGGTACTTCGACAAACACGATCCATGCAAAATGTCAG ACAAGCAAAGAAGAAACTCTGTCAAGTCACCGAGGTCGCGCAGTGGGAGCGATGCGATTGGTCGATCTCCGAGCTCCTTGAGTATTTCAAGTACTGATAGTCATGACTCGGGAGGCCTGCCTGTATCACACGGGCGCACAGCATCCTGGTCTTCATCCCAAAATCACGCTTTTCAG CTTGAGAGTCCAAGGGAACCTGTGAAGAAAATGACTAGCACCTCACCAACACCCTCTTCCGGCTCCCCGCGGTTACAACACAAACAGAGACGAGGCACTACGGCACGTGACACTCCACCCAGAACTATCGACACACAACACCGGGGAAGACTGTCCAGGAGGAGCAAAAGCATGCAGGAGCTGAGTACCGTTGCAGTTACAGACAGTCGGAGTCCTCCACGTTCAAAGCCAACTGTTTCGTCGTCGAGACGAAAACAAAGTGTCACTGAAGAAAGCACAACAACTAGCTCGGGTGCTAAGGGACAAACCCGAGGGAAGAGCCTCGTAGCGAGCTCCGGGAAATCGTCCCTCGGGGTACCACAAGAGGAATATCCACCCGGGAGGAGTCGTTTGAGTTCAAGTGGTCCTGTTGGTTCCAATCGACCGAGCCCTTCTCGGGTCTCTCGGAGTGCCTCGTTTGGTTCCAGACCGCGTCCTGTGGTACCTGTGATGGAGTCTCGGTCAAGGACAGTGGTTACATCAAGGCAAACAAGAGAAACTCAGAGAAGGGCATCCTCCGTCACACCAATGAGGAGTGAATCGAAGG ATGACCTACGACGGAAGGAGCCTGTTGCCAGACGAAGGTCATGCTCGGCAACACCTCAGGAGAATTCTCGGCTTTCTGGTTCTCCAAAGCAAACGAAGAGATCAACTGCCGAAAACAAAAACGAGGCTACAAGCAGAAGGCCCAGCATGTCAAAGATACCAACTCCAAAGCAAAAACAGGAACAACCGGTCACAAACAGGAAACCGTCGACAGGATCGAAGGAGGCTGCACGCGTGCACAGGACTTTGCCTTCCACGCCTGGAGAGAGGAAGTCATCCATTACGCCACAAGTAAATGGAGCAAACAATACACAAAAAACTAAACCGAGCAGAGGCACTACAGTTGACAACAAAAGGACAGAGCGGAAAACGCCTCCTTTTTCTCGTCAGGAAGATAAACCAGGAAACCTGAAAAAGCCTTTGGGGAATTCACAGTCCTTTCAATATGCCGACAACAAAAGGACAGAGCGAAAAAGGTTGCCCTCTTCTTGCCAGGAAGATAAGTCAGCGAACCAGAGAATGCAGATGGAGATTTTACCGACCAAAAACTGTGAGACAGTGGAGAGAAACATTGAAATCAATGAACAAGATGAACAAAGAAAAGATgaagaacagaaggaagaaGTGAAAGTAGACAATTTCAATGGTATTGACGTTTCATATAGTGATACCTCTTATGGAGAAACAAATGACTTATCTATTTGCTTAGACCAAACAGACAATAATTCGCGTGCTAGCGGTATCTCATCCCCGGACGAACCGTACTCCAAGAAGCTTACTTTAAATGGAGGAAGAAAATTGTCAGGGTGTTCCTTAGAAACAGAAAGCGACGCCACTGGTGATCTTTTAAGTGACTTCACGGACACTGACTTTGATTTCAAGAGTCAAAGGTATTCAGGTCTGTCAGAAACTTCCAGTGATTACTCGTGTGGAGCCAGTCCTGCCTCGATGCTTTTCAACTCGGGCGAAGTCGCGCTAGATTCCATGGAGTCCATCGCTGAGCCAGATCCCCCAGTATTGAGAACTTCTACAACCCAAAAGGACAGTCTGGTTAATTTAAACTTACAGGCATCCGCGACTCCAAACACGAAAAGCAGCATTTTTGATGACGATTCCCAAACTCATCGAAAGGAGGAAAACCCAGGTTCAACAAGCGATCCGGTCCCTCAGCCGTCAGACAAGGCAATGTTCTTTGATGTCGAGCAGTACAATGAGAAATACCCGGATGACGATTACGTCAATGCTGGCTCATCGCCCAGGTTGTCTCTTGTCCAATCGCTCATTAGCAGCATCgagaaaagaaacaacaacagtGGCAATGGACAAAGAACGAAAAAGAGTCCTCGATCTACTCCGGTGACGGCCGGTAAGGACAGCTTGGAAAAAACTGGACATCTGCACAAAACACCGACCAACAACGAAATGCTCCCTCCATTTAATGAACTGAATAAG gattttcaacagaatcatgTAGAGAACGGCGATGCAGGAACAGAAAAGCTCGTCCCCTCGTCACGTAAAGAACTCCCCATAACGTATGACTTAAACAGGAACATCTCAGATTCAGAGATCATGGAGGCCCAGCGAATTCCCGCAGAGAAGCCCTTCGAAAGTTTTCAAAGCGTCGATCAACGTTTCAAAGCCAGCAAATCACCACAAGACAAGGGGAAAATAACGGACAAGGAGCTGGATGCATTTCCGCGACCTCAACGCCAGTTTACATTAGAAGAAATGATCGAAGATATGATGCCAGCGGACACTGAAACCAAAGAATCAGAGGAAAACCGTATTACATCACCTAATCCTCGTTGTCAAGCACTTTTATAG